The following are from one region of the Siniperca chuatsi isolate FFG_IHB_CAS linkage group LG21, ASM2008510v1, whole genome shotgun sequence genome:
- the LOC122868480 gene encoding NLR family CARD domain-containing protein 3-like isoform X4, translating to METDHLKDIRHKLTEDLKKTILSQHEETLKRHETDTELYEIKAGKDEKDKAQAYDALFHNREVQTVLMKGVADVGKTFQTRMFMVDWANGKSNKKIDLIVSFDFSELNSRRNEVQSMKDLLCHSLNHNKHRKACKYDEWKVAIILDGLEKCKLPLDFEKNKDLTDMDEAASMDVLLTNLIKKKLLPSALLWIISQPSGVDKIPSEYIQKETECRETVKRRQKLISTLRKRFLEESTQDEDINHPNQKNTEHIIKENRSGEVSAEEKNARAVVKSVPRVNAISDIFKDTEGQTIRTVLTTGEAGIGKSFHVQKFIKEWAKNYKKSSFNIWFWKAKADENIIFPLNISKLNSTKEKNVSLVGLLNHFFKETNTFVISNFEQFKVLFVLDGLDAYQGCLDTKDTLTDVREPASVDVLLTNLIRGNLLPSARLWITSRWKLLDTWVDRTTEIRCKPDVASQQKLKSQLKEQFTHVSEGIDMQKTSALLNEIYTDLYIIEGERGEVNVQHEARQVQDAKFKPVRQETSIKYHDIFKPAPGENNPIRTVLTIGVAGIGKTFASKKYMLDWAEGTANGDIFYIFPLSFRELNLKKAQEHSLEDLINDFCPGMKTSEINDYDKYRILIVLDGLDECRLDLDFNEVNYWSDVRKPTSVNVLLTSLIQGKLLSEAQIWITSRPAASNHIPPDKVDRVTEVRGFNDEQKEEYFRKRFSDKDLAEKILSHVKKSRSLYIMCHIPVFCWITAKVLEDFVTRNQEGMMPKTLTDMYIYFLVLQCRQAIVKYGRDETGESSETDSCWETSNKETIISLGKLAFEALEEGNLLFTEENLTEYGVDITKTAVFSGLFTQIKKESCVLSHKLFCFVHLSIQEFLAAFYVFHTFNNKGENLLTRPTSTVADLPASDFYKTAVNKALDSKNGDWDLFLRFLLGLSLETNHNLLQELLKKTENNKETNKETIEYIKEKIREDNSDADKNLNLFHCLNELNDQSLVDEVKKYLHSEKLTYENFSASQWSALTFVLLTSDEKLDVFDLKKYLKSEKVLLGMLPVVKVSKTALLSWCDLHEESCRGLSSSVLSSASSNLTELDLSHNDLKDSGVQILAEGLKSIHCKLEILKLSGCQVTEKGCSFLASALNSKTALKQLDLSYNHPGTNGVAILSKIATDPNMNLKTLCLDHGGGHRLKTGLKKYGADLKLDENTASRRLVLSEGNRKVKTVKKVKEKVPRPEHKDRFKRTQVCCEEGLKGLCYWEVEWKGMVGIAVLYRTVGRKWDRNSGLGCNEMSWSLLCSRTGYTAIHGKTSKDVEVSPCQKIAVFLDWEGGTLTYFSVKSGELSLIHTFHAKFTEPLFPGFWFKKGSVNLCEID from the exons ATGGAAACTGACCACTTAAAGG ATATCAGACACAAACTCACAGAAGACCTGAAGAAGACAATCCTCAGTCAGCATGAAGAAACACTGAAAAGACATGAAACTGACACAGAACTCTACGAGATAAAAGCTGGCAAAGACGAGAAAGATAAAGCACAAGCCTATGATGCATTATTTCATAACAGGGAAGTGCAAACAGTGCTAATGAAGGGAGTTGCTGATGTtggtaaaacatttcaaacgAGGATGTTCATGGTAGACTGGGCCAATGGAAAATCCAACAAAAAGATAGACTTGATAGTTTCATTTGATTTCAGCGAGCTGAATTCAAGAAGAAACGAAGTTCAAAGCATGAAAGATCTGCTTTGTCATTCCCTCAAtcacaataaacacagaaaagcttGCAAGTACGACGAGTGGAAAGTAGCTATTATCCTTGATGGCttggaaaaatgtaaacttCCTCTAGATTTTGAAAAGAACAAGGACCTGACCGATATGGACGAGGCAGCCTCGATGGATGTGCTGCTAACAAACCTCATCAAGAAAAAATTActtccctctgctcttctctggATCATCTCTCAACCTTCAGGAGTTGATAAGATTCCTTCTGAATATAttcagaaagagacagaatgtCGAG AGACCGTGAAGCGCCGGCAGAAGCTGATATCAACCCTAAGAAAAAGATTTCTTGAAGAAAGCACTCAAGATGAAGACATAAATCATCCtaatcagaaaaacacagaacacatcattaaagaaaacagaagTGGTGAGGTCAGTGCTGAAGAGAAAAATGCACGTGCTGTGGTGAAATCAGTGCCACGAGTGAATGCAATATCTGACATCTTCAAAGACACGGAAGGACAAACAATCAGAACTGTGCTGACTACTGGAGAAGCTGGTATTGGAAAATCCTTCCATGTGCAGAAATTCATAAAAGAGTGGGCTAAAAATTACAAGAAGTCATCTTTTAATATCTGGTTTTGGAAAGCCAAAGCTGATGAAAACATTATATTTCCACTTAACATCTCTAAGCTTAATtcaacaaaagagaaaaatgtcagTTTGGTGGGACTTCTTAATCATTTCTTCAAGGAAACTAATACATTTGTAATCTCTAACTTTGAACAGTTCAAAGTTTTATTTGTCCTGGACGGATTAGATGCTTATCAAGGTTGTCTTGACACCAAAGACACCTTGACTGATGTCAGAGAGCCAGCTTCAGTGGATGTGCTactgacaaacctcatcagaGGAAACCTTCTTCCTTCTGCCCGGCTCTGGATAACCTCCCGATGGAAGTTGCTTGATACATGGGTCGACAGGACGACAGAAATACGAT GTAAGCCTGATGTTGCAAGTCAACAGAAACTCAAATCTCAGTTGAAGGAGCAATTTACCCATGTGTCTGAGGGGATCGATATGCAGAAAACCTCTGCTCTTCTGAATGAGATCTACACAGATCTCTACATCatagagggggagaggggagaggtcAATGTTCAGCATGAGGCCAGACAAGTTCAAGATGCAAAGTTCAAACCAGTGAGACAAGAAACATCGATTAAATATCATGACATCTTCAAACCTGCACCTGGAGAAAATAACCCCATTCGAACTGTGCTAACGATCGGAGTGGCAGGCATTGGAAAGACATTTGCTTCAAAGAAGTACATGCTGGACTGGGCTGAGGGTACGGCCAATGgggacatattttatatttttccactTTCTTTCCGGGAGCTGAATTTGAAAAAAGCGCAAGAACACAGCTTGGAGGATCTTATTAATGATTTTTGTCCGGGCATGAAGACATCAGAAATTAATGACTATGACAAGTATAGAATTCTGATTGTCCTGGATGGTCTTGATGAATGTCGCCTTGACCTTGACTTCAATGAGGTTAACTATTGGAGTGATGTGAGAAAGCCAACTTCAGTGAATGTTTTGCTGACAAGCCTCATCCAAGGAAAGCTGCTTTCTGAAGCTCAAATCTGGATCACCTCCCGACCTGCAGCATCCAACCATATCCCTCCTGATAAAGTGGACCGGGTTACAGAGGTGCGAGGATTTAATGAtgagcagaaggaggagtacttcaggaagagATTCAGCGATAAGGATTTGGCTGAGAAAATCTTGTCACATGTCAAGAAATCAAGGAGCCTTTATATCATGTGTCACATCCCTGTCTTCTGTTGGATCACGGCAAAAGTTCTGGAAGACTTTGTGACCAGAAACCAAGAAGGTATGATGCCCAAGACTCTGACTGACATGTACATATACTTCCTTGTGTTGCAATGCAGACAGGCTATTGTGAAGTATGGTAGAGATGAGACAGGTGAGAGTTCTGAGACAGATTCATGCTGGGAAACAAGTAACAAGGAAACAATCATATCTCTGGGGAAACTGGCTTTTGAGGCGTTAGAGGAAGGAAACCTCCTCTTCACCGAAGAAAACTTGACAGAGTATGGTGTTGACATCACAAAAACTGCAGTCTTCTCAGGATTATTCACTCAAATCAAGAAAGAAAGCTGTGTGCTGTCCCACAAATTGTTCTGCTTTGTCCATCTAAGCATTCAAGAGTTCCTGGCAGCTTTTTATGTCTTTCACACATTCAATAACAAAGGTGAAAATCTACTTACCAGGCCCACTTCAACAGTTGCAGACTTGCCTGCATCAGACTTCTACAAAACAGCAGTGAACAAGGCTTTAGATAGCAAAAATGGAGACTGGGATCTGTTTCTCCGCTTCCTGCTAGGCCTCTCTCTGGAGACTAATCACAATCTACTGCAAGAGCTGCtgaagaagacagaaaacaacaaggAGACCAACAAGGAAACAATTGAGTACATCAAAGAAAAGATTAGGGAAGACAACAGTGATGCtgataaaaatctaaatcttttCCACTGTCTGAATGAGCTGAATGACCAGTCTCTTGTGGACGAAGTCAAAAAGTACCTGCACTCAGAAAAACTCACATATGAAAATTTCTCTGCCTCCCAGTGGTCAGCTTTGACTTTTGTGCTGCTGACATCAGATGAGAAGCTTGATGTGTTTGATCTGAAAAAGTACCTGAAATCAGAGAAAGTTCTTCTAGGAATGCTGCCGGTGGTCAAAGTCTCCAAAACTGCTTT gctgagcTGGTGTGATCTCCATGAAGAATCCTGCAGAGGTCTGTcgtcctcagtcctcagctccGCATCCTCTAATCTCACAGAGCTAGACCTCAGTCATAACGACCTGAAGGATTCAGGTGTGCAGATACTTGCTGAAGGCCTAAAGAGTATACACTGTAAACTGGAGATTCTCAA attGTCAGGTTGTCAGGTGACAGAGAAAGGCTGCTCATTCCTGGCCTCAGCTCTCAATTCCAAAACGGCCCTGAAACAGCTGGATCTGAGTTACAATCACCCGGGAACCAATGGGGTGGCAATACTCTCTAAAATCGCTACGGATCCAAATATGAACCTGAAGACACTCTG TTTGGACCATGGTGGAGGGCATCGGTTAAAGACGGGGCTGAAGAAGT ATGGTGCAGATCTGAAGCTTGATGAAAACACAGCAAGCAGGAGGCTTGTTCTGTCTGAAGGGAACAGGAAAGTAAAAACTGTAAAGAAGGTGAAGGAGAAGGTGCCACGGCCTGAACACAAGGACAGATTTAAGAGGACTCAGGTGTGCTGTGAGGAGGGCCTGAAAGGCCTCTGCtactgggaggtggagtggaAAGGGATGGTCGGCATTGCAGTGTTATATAGAACAGTAGGCAGAAAATGGGACAGAAATAGTGGTCTAGGATGCAATGAGATGTCCTGGAGTCTGCTGTGCTCAAGGACTGGATATACCGCCATACATGGGAAGACATCCAAAGATGTTGAAGTGTCCCCTTGCCAAAAAATAGCAGTGTTTTTGGATTGGGAAGGTGGCACTCTGACTTATTTCAGTGTCAAATCAGGAGAGCTGAGCCTCATACACACCTTCCATGCCAAATTCACAGAACCCCTCTTCCCAGGCTTTTGGTTTAAGAAAGGCTCTGTGAATTTGTGTGAGATAGACTGA
- the LOC122868480 gene encoding NLR family CARD domain-containing protein 3-like isoform X2, whose product MSEVQALGTSHDNLLEEERSISPAPSNVSMKSDWSKGEPLNFSKGEPGLLERKRPVSPESSNGPHVSQDDPLNFYSELSPPQSQRRASTVSSSASMETDHLKDIRHKLTEDLKKTILSQHEETLKRHETDTELYEIKAGKDEKDKAQAYDALFHNREVQTVLMKGVADVGKTFQTRMFMVDWANGKSNKKIDLIVSFDFSELNSRRNEVQSMKDLLCHSLNHNKHRKACKYDEWKVAIILDGLEKCKLPLDFEKNKDLTDMDEAASMDVLLTNLIKKKLLPSALLWIISQPSGVDKIPSEYIQKETECRETVKRRQKLISTLRKRFLEESTQDEDINHPNQKNTEHIIKENRSGEVSAEEKNARAVVKSVPRVNAISDIFKDTEGQTIRTVLTTGEAGIGKSFHVQKFIKEWAKNYKKSSFNIWFWKAKADENIIFPLNISKLNSTKEKNVSLVGLLNHFFKETNTFVISNFEQFKVLFVLDGLDAYQGCLDTKDTLTDVREPASVDVLLTNLIRGNLLPSARLWITSRWKLLDTWVDRTTEIRCKPDVASQQKLKSQLKEQFTHVSEGIDMQKTSALLNEIYTDLYIIEGERGEVNVQHEARQVQDAKFKPVRQETSIKYHDIFKPAPGENNPIRTVLTIGVAGIGKTFASKKYMLDWAEGTANGDIFYIFPLSFRELNLKKAQEHSLEDLINDFCPGMKTSEINDYDKYRILIVLDGLDECRLDLDFNEVNYWSDVRKPTSVNVLLTSLIQGKLLSEAQIWITSRPAASNHIPPDKVDRVTEVRGFNDEQKEEYFRKRFSDKDLAEKILSHVKKSRSLYIMCHIPVFCWITAKVLEDFVTRNQEGMMPKTLTDMYIYFLVLQCRQAIVKYGRDETGESSETDSCWETSNKETIISLGKLAFEALEEGNLLFTEENLTEYGVDITKTAVFSGLFTQIKKESCVLSHKLFCFVHLSIQEFLAAFYVFHTFNNKGENLLTRPTSTVADLPASDFYKTAVNKALDSKNGDWDLFLRFLLGLSLETNHNLLQELLKKTENNKETNKETIEYIKEKIREDNSDADKNLNLFHCLNELNDQSLVDEVKKYLHSEKLTYENFSASQWSALTFVLLTSDEKLDVFDLKKYLKSEKVLLGMLPVVKVSKTALLSWCDLHEESCRGLSSSVLSSASSNLTELDLSHNDLKDSGVQILAEGLKSIHCKLEILKLSGCQVTEKGCSFLASALNSKTALKQLDLSYNHPGTNGVAILSKIATDPNMNLKTLCLDHGGGHRLKTGLKKYGADLKLDENTASRRLVLSEGNRKVKTVKKVKEKVPRPEHKDRFKRTQVCCEEGLKGLCYWEVEWKGMVGIAVLYRTVGRKWDRNSGLGCNEMSWSLLCSRTGYTAIHGKTSKDVEVSPCQKIAVFLDWEGGTLTYFSVKSGELSLIHTFHAKFTEPLFPGFWFKKGSVNLCEID is encoded by the exons ATGTCTGAGGTACAGGCCTTGGGCACATCACATGACAA CCTGCTTGAAGAAGAAAGATCCATTTCCCCGGCACCCAGCAATGTTTCCATGAAAAGTGACTGGTCCAAGGGAGAACCTCTCAACTTCAGCAAAGGAGAACCGGG CCTGCTTGAACGCAAAAGACCAGTCTCTCCTGAATCCAGCAACGGTCCCCATGTTTCCCAGGATGATCCTCTCAACTTCTACTCTGAGCTAAG CCCACCTCAGTCACAGAGACGAGCCTCGACTGTGTCCAGCAGTGCTTCCATGGAAACTGACCACTTAAAGG ATATCAGACACAAACTCACAGAAGACCTGAAGAAGACAATCCTCAGTCAGCATGAAGAAACACTGAAAAGACATGAAACTGACACAGAACTCTACGAGATAAAAGCTGGCAAAGACGAGAAAGATAAAGCACAAGCCTATGATGCATTATTTCATAACAGGGAAGTGCAAACAGTGCTAATGAAGGGAGTTGCTGATGTtggtaaaacatttcaaacgAGGATGTTCATGGTAGACTGGGCCAATGGAAAATCCAACAAAAAGATAGACTTGATAGTTTCATTTGATTTCAGCGAGCTGAATTCAAGAAGAAACGAAGTTCAAAGCATGAAAGATCTGCTTTGTCATTCCCTCAAtcacaataaacacagaaaagcttGCAAGTACGACGAGTGGAAAGTAGCTATTATCCTTGATGGCttggaaaaatgtaaacttCCTCTAGATTTTGAAAAGAACAAGGACCTGACCGATATGGACGAGGCAGCCTCGATGGATGTGCTGCTAACAAACCTCATCAAGAAAAAATTActtccctctgctcttctctggATCATCTCTCAACCTTCAGGAGTTGATAAGATTCCTTCTGAATATAttcagaaagagacagaatgtCGAG AGACCGTGAAGCGCCGGCAGAAGCTGATATCAACCCTAAGAAAAAGATTTCTTGAAGAAAGCACTCAAGATGAAGACATAAATCATCCtaatcagaaaaacacagaacacatcattaaagaaaacagaagTGGTGAGGTCAGTGCTGAAGAGAAAAATGCACGTGCTGTGGTGAAATCAGTGCCACGAGTGAATGCAATATCTGACATCTTCAAAGACACGGAAGGACAAACAATCAGAACTGTGCTGACTACTGGAGAAGCTGGTATTGGAAAATCCTTCCATGTGCAGAAATTCATAAAAGAGTGGGCTAAAAATTACAAGAAGTCATCTTTTAATATCTGGTTTTGGAAAGCCAAAGCTGATGAAAACATTATATTTCCACTTAACATCTCTAAGCTTAATtcaacaaaagagaaaaatgtcagTTTGGTGGGACTTCTTAATCATTTCTTCAAGGAAACTAATACATTTGTAATCTCTAACTTTGAACAGTTCAAAGTTTTATTTGTCCTGGACGGATTAGATGCTTATCAAGGTTGTCTTGACACCAAAGACACCTTGACTGATGTCAGAGAGCCAGCTTCAGTGGATGTGCTactgacaaacctcatcagaGGAAACCTTCTTCCTTCTGCCCGGCTCTGGATAACCTCCCGATGGAAGTTGCTTGATACATGGGTCGACAGGACGACAGAAATACGAT GTAAGCCTGATGTTGCAAGTCAACAGAAACTCAAATCTCAGTTGAAGGAGCAATTTACCCATGTGTCTGAGGGGATCGATATGCAGAAAACCTCTGCTCTTCTGAATGAGATCTACACAGATCTCTACATCatagagggggagaggggagaggtcAATGTTCAGCATGAGGCCAGACAAGTTCAAGATGCAAAGTTCAAACCAGTGAGACAAGAAACATCGATTAAATATCATGACATCTTCAAACCTGCACCTGGAGAAAATAACCCCATTCGAACTGTGCTAACGATCGGAGTGGCAGGCATTGGAAAGACATTTGCTTCAAAGAAGTACATGCTGGACTGGGCTGAGGGTACGGCCAATGgggacatattttatatttttccactTTCTTTCCGGGAGCTGAATTTGAAAAAAGCGCAAGAACACAGCTTGGAGGATCTTATTAATGATTTTTGTCCGGGCATGAAGACATCAGAAATTAATGACTATGACAAGTATAGAATTCTGATTGTCCTGGATGGTCTTGATGAATGTCGCCTTGACCTTGACTTCAATGAGGTTAACTATTGGAGTGATGTGAGAAAGCCAACTTCAGTGAATGTTTTGCTGACAAGCCTCATCCAAGGAAAGCTGCTTTCTGAAGCTCAAATCTGGATCACCTCCCGACCTGCAGCATCCAACCATATCCCTCCTGATAAAGTGGACCGGGTTACAGAGGTGCGAGGATTTAATGAtgagcagaaggaggagtacttcaggaagagATTCAGCGATAAGGATTTGGCTGAGAAAATCTTGTCACATGTCAAGAAATCAAGGAGCCTTTATATCATGTGTCACATCCCTGTCTTCTGTTGGATCACGGCAAAAGTTCTGGAAGACTTTGTGACCAGAAACCAAGAAGGTATGATGCCCAAGACTCTGACTGACATGTACATATACTTCCTTGTGTTGCAATGCAGACAGGCTATTGTGAAGTATGGTAGAGATGAGACAGGTGAGAGTTCTGAGACAGATTCATGCTGGGAAACAAGTAACAAGGAAACAATCATATCTCTGGGGAAACTGGCTTTTGAGGCGTTAGAGGAAGGAAACCTCCTCTTCACCGAAGAAAACTTGACAGAGTATGGTGTTGACATCACAAAAACTGCAGTCTTCTCAGGATTATTCACTCAAATCAAGAAAGAAAGCTGTGTGCTGTCCCACAAATTGTTCTGCTTTGTCCATCTAAGCATTCAAGAGTTCCTGGCAGCTTTTTATGTCTTTCACACATTCAATAACAAAGGTGAAAATCTACTTACCAGGCCCACTTCAACAGTTGCAGACTTGCCTGCATCAGACTTCTACAAAACAGCAGTGAACAAGGCTTTAGATAGCAAAAATGGAGACTGGGATCTGTTTCTCCGCTTCCTGCTAGGCCTCTCTCTGGAGACTAATCACAATCTACTGCAAGAGCTGCtgaagaagacagaaaacaacaaggAGACCAACAAGGAAACAATTGAGTACATCAAAGAAAAGATTAGGGAAGACAACAGTGATGCtgataaaaatctaaatcttttCCACTGTCTGAATGAGCTGAATGACCAGTCTCTTGTGGACGAAGTCAAAAAGTACCTGCACTCAGAAAAACTCACATATGAAAATTTCTCTGCCTCCCAGTGGTCAGCTTTGACTTTTGTGCTGCTGACATCAGATGAGAAGCTTGATGTGTTTGATCTGAAAAAGTACCTGAAATCAGAGAAAGTTCTTCTAGGAATGCTGCCGGTGGTCAAAGTCTCCAAAACTGCTTT gctgagcTGGTGTGATCTCCATGAAGAATCCTGCAGAGGTCTGTcgtcctcagtcctcagctccGCATCCTCTAATCTCACAGAGCTAGACCTCAGTCATAACGACCTGAAGGATTCAGGTGTGCAGATACTTGCTGAAGGCCTAAAGAGTATACACTGTAAACTGGAGATTCTCAA attGTCAGGTTGTCAGGTGACAGAGAAAGGCTGCTCATTCCTGGCCTCAGCTCTCAATTCCAAAACGGCCCTGAAACAGCTGGATCTGAGTTACAATCACCCGGGAACCAATGGGGTGGCAATACTCTCTAAAATCGCTACGGATCCAAATATGAACCTGAAGACACTCTG TTTGGACCATGGTGGAGGGCATCGGTTAAAGACGGGGCTGAAGAAGT ATGGTGCAGATCTGAAGCTTGATGAAAACACAGCAAGCAGGAGGCTTGTTCTGTCTGAAGGGAACAGGAAAGTAAAAACTGTAAAGAAGGTGAAGGAGAAGGTGCCACGGCCTGAACACAAGGACAGATTTAAGAGGACTCAGGTGTGCTGTGAGGAGGGCCTGAAAGGCCTCTGCtactgggaggtggagtggaAAGGGATGGTCGGCATTGCAGTGTTATATAGAACAGTAGGCAGAAAATGGGACAGAAATAGTGGTCTAGGATGCAATGAGATGTCCTGGAGTCTGCTGTGCTCAAGGACTGGATATACCGCCATACATGGGAAGACATCCAAAGATGTTGAAGTGTCCCCTTGCCAAAAAATAGCAGTGTTTTTGGATTGGGAAGGTGGCACTCTGACTTATTTCAGTGTCAAATCAGGAGAGCTGAGCCTCATACACACCTTCCATGCCAAATTCACAGAACCCCTCTTCCCAGGCTTTTGGTTTAAGAAAGGCTCTGTGAATTTGTGTGAGATAGACTGA